The stretch of DNA GAAGGACTTGCAACCGCTGTTGGGAAAAACCAGCGCCGAGGTATTTCCCGCGCAGTTGGGGCCCGGCTATACCGAGCAGGATCGGCGGGTGCTGGAGCAGGGATTTGTCCTCGAAGACCAGCTGGAATTGCACCTCTACGGTACCCGCGAGCCGGGTTGGTGCCTGACCCACAAATGGCCGCTGTACAGCCGCGACGCTGCAATCATCGGCCTGGCGGGCATCTCGGTCGACCTGCAAACCGCCAGCGAAACCCACCCGGCCTATCAACGGCTGGCGGCGGTGGACGAGCACATCCGGGCGCATTTCAATCGGCGGGTCACGTTGGGTGAACTGACGCGGATCGCCGGGATTTCCGTGGCGCAGCTGGAGCGCTACTGCAAGCGCGTGTTCCACCTGACACCGCGCCAGATGATCCAGAAGGTACGCCTGGAACATGCGCACCGGCTGCTGCATACCGAGCTGCCGATCACTGAGGTGGCGTTGCAGTGCGGGTATACCGACCACAGTGCGTTTACCCGGCAGTTCAAGGCGTTGACCGGGTTTACGCCGCGCCAGTATCGGCAGGCGACCAGTGTGCGGTGATGTCTAATTGGATCTACGTGAATGTCATGAGCAGCGGTGGCGCCAACAAGGAGGGCGCCAACGCTCTTCGCAGTTGCGCAAACCTGGTCAGTTTTATCCCTGCCGTTGGTGCGACTTATCAAGTCGTCCAGTCCGTGCCGGTGAGTGGCTGCGTGGTGGATGTCACCGACAAAAGCACCGGGGGCTCTCCCGATTCGTTCAGAAGAGAAGCGGTTATCGGTGGGTGTTCGCCTTGACTCAGTAGGACGGCGTCACCTGGGTAATCACTGGCCGGCCTTCAACGTTTCAAGCATCGCCTGTGCTGCCAGCGCATGCACCTTGCGCGTCGGATGCCATTCATCCCAGTAGTAATGCGCATCCGGGTTTTCACACACCGGCTTCACGTCCGGATAGGTGTGTTGGCAGGGCGTATCCAGGTCTTTCAACCCCGCCACCTGGGGAGCTGCGCGCAGCTTGTCGCTGAACGCCACGTGGTCGAAGTAGCTGATGCTGACCTGATGCGCCTTAGCCAATGTGCTCAGCACAACCGGCAGTTTTTGTTCCAGTACCTGCTGGTAGTTTTTCGCGTTCTCGACTTGATTGCCCTGCACCACGGCTGGCACATGACTCAAATCCGTGGTGCCCACTACCATCACGTGTTTTGCGCCCGCTGTAATCAGTGTCTCGGTGGCTTTCTGAATATTTGCCACGCTGTTCTGGCTGAGTACGGCAACCGACTCTGGGTGCGAGAAGTCGGCCCATTCAAAAAAGTCGTTGGCCGAGATGAAAATGAAATACAGCGCCTTCGGGTCGGCTTTGTGTGCCTTGGCGGACTTCAGGTAGTCAGCGATCTGGCCTGAAACGCCGGTGTCGCGGGCGGGCTCCATCCAGGCGTAGTAGTTGCCATTGCCACTCTTGGCGCCGCCCACTGCGTAGTCGGTCAAGGGTGTTTTCAAGGCGTGGGCCAGGTTCTCGACGGCAGTCGGGCCATTGCTCCAGCGGCCCTTCCAGTACAACGAGCCGGGCAGTTCCTGGGCATCCTTGACCTTCAGAGTGGCCAGGGTCTTGGTGAAGCGTTCACCCGCACCGTTATCGGAGTAGCTATCGCCGAACGCATAGAGGTGATCGTAGCGGGGAGCGCCAAAGGCGGTGGAGGCGGTCAGTACCAATAGAGCGGCCAAGCAAGCGCGTAGAGTCATTGGAAATCTCCCGGGTGGTGCTCCAAGAGTACTGGCGGTGAAGTGCATGCCCGCGGGCGGTTGCGACCTGTGTGTAGCTGAGGGCGCAAAGACTGTCCTGTATGCGACAGGTGGCTATCGCTGGTAGTGTCCGCAGAATTGGGCATTCACATCAGGAAGATTGAGATGGCATCAGCGATAGAGTTGTCTTTTGAAGTTACGGCGCAAGAGCGCCAGGCCATCCTTCAGCCGCTGAGGGCATACAACATCAGCCAATGCGGCGAGAACCCGTTCGAAACGTTTGGGCTGTTACTGCGCGATCCCGCCAGCCAGGAAGTGGTGGGCGGCCTGTACGGGAAAATTTCCTATGGCTGGATGTTCATTGAGCTGTTGAGCGTGCCTGAGTCAATGCGCACTCAAGGCATGGGGTCGCGGCTGATGCGCGCGGCTGAGGAGCTGGCACGAGAGAAGGGCTGTGCGGGGATCTGGCTGGACACCTTCAGCTTCCAGGCGCCCGGGTTCTACCGGAAGCTGGGTTTCAGCGAGTTCGGGCATATCGCCGAGTACCCGTCAGGGCACACGCGCCACTTTTTCCAGAAGCACCTGGGCTGAGGTCTAGCGGGTCACCGATCGCCACGTGACCAAGCCGTCCAGCCCTTTATCGGACTTCAAGTACCTGAGCACGTTCTGCGCCTGGGCCTTCTCTTCAAACGGTCCGACAAATGCCCTCTAACGCTTCAAACACCCACAAACTTTATTGGATTGCAGCAACAATTTTTCTTGTTGGACACCTCCCTCCCCAAGCAGCAAAGATGCGGCCACTGACGCTCGACCTTCCAGGTCAACAATAAAAAATCGAGCCGGGCTGCACGCCGTTTTCTTGCAGTGAACCCTTTGTTCACTACCTGCTTTACTGGCGCCGCAGCGCGCACTTAAGGACCTCACCACCATGCAAACTGTTGTGAACCTATGGCCGCTGATTGGCGTACTCGTCATCGTGGTCGGCTTTGTGTTGCGCTTCAATCCGCTGCTGGTCGTCACGGCGGCAGCGATTGCCACCGGGTTTGCCGCCCACTTTCCACTGGAAAAGATCCTCGCCACCATGGGCGACGGCTTCCTCCAGACTCGCGCCTTGCAATTGATCCTGTTGTTGCCCCTGGCTGTCATCGGCTTGCTGGAGCGCCATGGCTTGCGCCTGCATGCGCAAAACTGGATCGCGCGCTTTGAGCGGGCCACGGTTGGGCGCTTGCTGATCATCTATCTCTTTGTGCGTGAATCCACAGCGGCCATGGGCCTGACGAGCCTGGGCGGGCACCCGCAGATGGTGCGCCCGTTGCTGGCGCCGATGGCGGAAGGCGCGGCGGAAAAACGCTATGGCAAACTCCCCGACAAGCTTCGCCACAAGGTCCTGGCCATGTGTGCCGCGACCGACAACGTAGGGCTGTTTTTTGGCGAGGATATCTTCGTCGCCTTTGGTGCGATTGCGTTGATGCACACGTTCCTGCTGGGTTCGGGGATTGATGTCGAGCCTCTGCACATTGCGGTCTGGGGCATCCCGACGGCGATCTGCGCCTTCATCATTCACGCGATTCGCTTGCACCGCTTTGACCGAATGCTGACCCGAGAGCTGTTGCCGGCCAACACAGCGGAGGCGGCGCAATGATCATTTCCATTCAATACCTGTACTGGCTGGCCGGCGTTCTGCTGGTGATCACCGCCGGGATGATCCTGATGGATCGCACCCACCCCAAGCGCTGGTCGAGTTCGTTGTTCTGGCTGCTGTTTGCCATTCCGTTCCTGGTGGGGGAGCGCCTGCCCTCGGTGGTGGTCGGCGTGGGCGTGGTGGTGATGGCACTCATCGCGGGCCTGGGCGGCGTAGGCCGCGGCGCGCATGCCCAGTTGCATGACAAGGCCGCACGGGCCAGCGCTGGTCGCCTGGGGCATAAATTGTTTATCCCGGCATTGGCCATTCCGTTGACCACGGTGATCGGCTCGGTATTGCTCAAACACACCGAGATCGGCGGCGTGCCGCTGCTGGACCCGAAGAACACCACCTTTGTTTCCCTGGGTATCGGCTGCCTGATTGCACTGGCGCTGGCCTGCTGGCTGACGCGGGACACCCCGGTGCAAGCCCTTCGCGAATCCCGGCGCCTCACCGAAGCGCTGGGCTGGGCGATGGTGCTGCCGCAGATGCTGGCGATGCTCGGGCTGTTGTTCAACGAAGCGGGCGTGGGCACAGCGGTGGCGCACATCACCACCACCTATATCAACCTGGATTACAAGCTGGTAGCGGT from Pseudomonas sp. NC02 encodes:
- a CDS encoding AraC family transcriptional regulator yields the protein MMQSAFATLCQGSESNRPQTIEELLAGVGLLLPMLDVIPNAAIFIKDVQARYVLANRTLVQRCGLKDLQPLLGKTSAEVFPAQLGPGYTEQDRRVLEQGFVLEDQLELHLYGTREPGWCLTHKWPLYSRDAAIIGLAGISVDLQTASETHPAYQRLAAVDEHIRAHFNRRVTLGELTRIAGISVAQLERYCKRVFHLTPRQMIQKVRLEHAHRLLHTELPITEVALQCGYTDHSAFTRQFKALTGFTPRQYRQATSVR
- a CDS encoding DUF979 domain-containing protein, which translates into the protein MIISIQYLYWLAGVLLVITAGMILMDRTHPKRWSSSLFWLLFAIPFLVGERLPSVVVGVGVVVMALIAGLGGVGRGAHAQLHDKAARASAGRLGHKLFIPALAIPLTTVIGSVLLKHTEIGGVPLLDPKNTTFVSLGIGCLIALALACWLTRDTPVQALRESRRLTEALGWAMVLPQMLAMLGLLFNEAGVGTAVAHITTTYINLDYKLVAVMVYVLGMALFTVIMGNGFAAFPVMTGGVGVPVLVGIYGGNPAVMAAIGMFSGYCGTLMTPMAANFNIVPAALLELPDKNAVIKAQMPTALMMLVVNIVLLYLLM
- a CDS encoding GNAT family N-acetyltransferase, translated to MASAIELSFEVTAQERQAILQPLRAYNISQCGENPFETFGLLLRDPASQEVVGGLYGKISYGWMFIELLSVPESMRTQGMGSRLMRAAEELAREKGCAGIWLDTFSFQAPGFYRKLGFSEFGHIAEYPSGHTRHFFQKHLG
- a CDS encoding SGNH/GDSL hydrolase family protein, translated to MTLRACLAALLVLTASTAFGAPRYDHLYAFGDSYSDNGAGERFTKTLATLKVKDAQELPGSLYWKGRWSNGPTAVENLAHALKTPLTDYAVGGAKSGNGNYYAWMEPARDTGVSGQIADYLKSAKAHKADPKALYFIFISANDFFEWADFSHPESVAVLSQNSVANIQKATETLITAGAKHVMVVGTTDLSHVPAVVQGNQVENAKNYQQVLEQKLPVVLSTLAKAHQVSISYFDHVAFSDKLRAAPQVAGLKDLDTPCQHTYPDVKPVCENPDAHYYWDEWHPTRKVHALAAQAMLETLKAGQ
- a CDS encoding DUF969 domain-containing protein, whose translation is MQTVVNLWPLIGVLVIVVGFVLRFNPLLVVTAAAIATGFAAHFPLEKILATMGDGFLQTRALQLILLLPLAVIGLLERHGLRLHAQNWIARFERATVGRLLIIYLFVRESTAAMGLTSLGGHPQMVRPLLAPMAEGAAEKRYGKLPDKLRHKVLAMCAATDNVGLFFGEDIFVAFGAIALMHTFLLGSGIDVEPLHIAVWGIPTAICAFIIHAIRLHRFDRMLTRELLPANTAEAAQ